CTTTCACCTTCTTATGCACCACATTATCTCTGTCCATCAATTTTTTCAACCCATTTTCTATCTCATCTGCCATTATAACATCACTACCAGTCCTATAATCCAGTCTCATCTCCACTGCTAACCCAAATTCTTTAACCATCCGAAAAGCATTCAACTGTTGTTCCGCATAGATAGGCCATGTCAATATCGGCACCCCAAACCATAAGCTCTCCAAAATAGAGTTCCACCCGCAATGCGACACAAAGCCACCAATGGccttatgagcaagaacctccaCCTGTGGTGCCCAACCACATATCATTCCTCTGCCTTCCATCCATTCCAAAAACCCTTCTGGTAAGGTTCTATCTGTATTGTCCGAGTTTGGCGGCAAGCACATAGCCCACAAGAACCTAATTCCACTGTGCTGAAGCGCCGTCGCTATTTCTCTTGTTTGAGAGGGACCAAAGCTTCCCATGCTCCCAAAACATagaaacacaacagaagaatCTGGCTGCTCATCAAGCCATTTCAATATCTTGTCATGCTGCATTTGGTCTAACTTCGGATTCGGATGACCTTTGATATCAATCAAAGGACCAACAGCATAGATAGGAGTTGTTTTTACATCAGACAGCGCATCAATAGCATGCTTTTCTACCTCATAAAAAGAATTAACAATGATCCCTTTGGTGTCTTTGAACCTCTGAGCAAGCTTATAATATGCAGCATATCCATCTCTATTAAATGCAGGACTAGGTAAAACATTTGAAGGAACTGGACTAGATATACCTGGAATCAACAAATCAGTATCAGAATCGGTGAACGGATCATCGATTTTGCGTTCGAGGAGAGCAACATTGAGAGCAGTAAACCCAACATTTGATGTCATGAACATGTAAGAAGGGACACCAAGTTCTTTTGCCACATCAACCATGGGCAAACAGAAGTAATCCATGACCAACCCAATAACAGGGTTTGAATCAGAGTCATGATAAGATGACAACATCTTTTGTATAGTGTTCTTCACATGGGGTTTGAGGCTCTCCATGAAGACTAAGATGTAGTGTTCTACTGATTTCATTAGAACCTCCTGCGGTGGCGGCTCTACTTCAGGGATATCAATGAGTTTGATCTGAGGCCATGAGGATACAACCGATTGGATGTGTGAATCTGCACAGGGAGCGAATGGGAACTTGATGTAGAGGATTGTGATAGAGAGGTCATTGTCATAGTTGATTAAGATCTTTGCAAGTTCAAGAGCTGAAACTAAATGGCCAAATCCTGGAGTGGGAAGGAAGATCAACTCTGCTCTATTGGTCTCCATTATCTCAATTCTGTGTGTGGTGGGAGATGATTTCTTCCGCTTATGTTTCACCTTAGCTTTTATAATCATACATAAAAAGGTGAAACAACGTTATAGATCCCTTTGTCTTATTGTCGGAAAATATTCATTTAACAAACACTACTGAAGAATTTTTCTCCATCACACAAGACAAGTGGGAAATGATGATGACACCTTTCACTTTCACGGTTaggtttcattattttttatgtaaagcaAGTATGGAGGGTCATTAAGTTGTCAACTAACTTGGAATTTATGGTTAGCGGACCCTGCTTACTGTGCAATCTGTCTCCACATAACCTTATCTTAAGAAGAGGCTACATGCATTCCacgttttttttaataatttaatagaatataatttttattaaaatgtgtAATGTGTAGATAAATCACAATTTTAAATACACATTGTACATTTAGGATACACAGCCTAAAAAACCAATACTAACACAAATCGAATACTGTGTATAAGGAATatgatatattatataaaaaacaagaaaatagttGCACCTAAAATATGATACAATTGTGTGGTTGTACATAAAGTGGATGATGAGTATTGAAGTATGGTAAGAAAGAAATTTTAGCTAATATAATCGGCATATGTGTATATTTATGTATGAGTCTCTATTCTCTATATCTATCTTACTATTCTctatttttctccttctttgtACATATGgttagtaataatttttttttttggaaaaaactcTGCGTACAAGCGATTAGGACTTGTAAGTATTACAAGTCAATTAAACTCTAACCCCCAAAATTCGCTGCAAGTGCTATATCCCTTACACGCGCTACAtcccttctttttctccttcttttttgatcgttcttttctcatcctttctcactggtttgttcttcgtcgTTGACGTTAGTTCCTCCACATACTGTTACGGCACATTTtcattgcaccttcttcttcttcttgctgcacgttcttcttcctcttcctcttcttcttcttcttttcttttgtttcttgccttctctttctcattcttcatttacgtgcttttctctctgttttcttttttcgttattctcgatttctattattttttgacatcaaactctgaaatcgtttttgaagaagaagaagtagcagaagatgaggaggagaaagagaaagagttctgaattatgcatgattttgggtgtatttcttaaatcctttgggtgtattttctttggatgaattcctgtaaccgtttgggtctatttctgtaatctcttaggtgtattttatgtaatcgtttgggtgtatttctgtaatctcttgggtgtattttatgtaatcgtttgggtgtatttctgtaatgcctgccattttttctgaaatgaaaaatacacccatagatatcagtaagatacacccatagatatgagtcagatacacccatagatatcagtcagatatcactcaaatacacccaaatgattacagaaatacgcccaaaggattacagaaaatacacccagacggttaca
This region of Arachis hypogaea cultivar Tifrunner chromosome 8, arahy.Tifrunner.gnm2.J5K5, whole genome shotgun sequence genomic DNA includes:
- the LOC112707828 gene encoding UDP-glycosyltransferase 71K1 — protein: MIIKAKVKHKRKKSSPTTHRIEIMETNRAELIFLPTPGFGHLVSALELAKILINYDNDLSITILYIKFPFAPCADSHIQSVVSSWPQIKLIDIPEVEPPPQEVLMKSVEHYILVFMESLKPHVKNTIQKMLSSYHDSDSNPVIGLVMDYFCLPMVDVAKELGVPSYMFMTSNVGFTALNVALLERKIDDPFTDSDTDLLIPGISSPVPSNVLPSPAFNRDGYAAYYKLAQRFKDTKGIIVNSFYEVEKHAIDALSDVKTTPIYAVGPLIDIKGHPNPKLDQMQHDKILKWLDEQPDSSVVFLCFGSMGSFGPSQTREIATALQHSGIRFLWAMCLPPNSDNTDRTLPEGFLEWMEGRGMICGWAPQVEVLAHKAIGGFVSHCGWNSILESLWFGVPILTWPIYAEQQLNAFRMVKEFGLAVEMRLDYRTGSDVIMADEIENGLKKLMDRDNVVHKKVKEMKNMAKKAVLKGGSSFTSLGELINNMKGSK